Below is a genomic region from Sneathia vaginalis.
ACCAGATTCAGCTAATTTTGAAGCAACTAAAAATGTTTTATCTGTAACATTGTTATGCTTAAAATTACCAGTATCATTTATTATACCTAAATACATATATGTTGCTATTTTCTTATCTAGAGTAATATTAAATACATCTAAAAATCTATATATTAACTCTGATGCTGATGAAATATCTACAACGTAATTTATATCAAAATATTTTTTGTTACTTATGTGATGATCTATGGCTATAGTTTTTTTAGCCTTACTTATACTTTCAGTGTCTATAGCAACCCTTTCAATATTAGCAACATCTAAAGAGATTAATAAGTCTATTTCATCATTTACTTTATCATATATTTTAGGTAAATAGTCTAGTTTTTCCAAATACTTTGGCAATTCATCATTTATACAAACCTTTACTTGCTTAGTTGCATCCATTTTTTCTATCATATATTTAAACGCTACACAAGCACCTATACAATCTCCATCTGGTCTAACATGACCAACCAATACAATCTTATTAGCCTTTAATATTTCTTCCTTTATTTTTTCTAACATTCCATACACCTCATATATATTTAAATACATCCTGTATCATTACTATTATAGTCAAAGTTATTAAGAATAAAAAGCCTATAACATATATCTTTTCTTCTAATTTTTTATCTATTTTAACACCCACCATTTTTATTAATGTTAAATAGATTCTACTTCCATCAAGCCCTGGTATAGGTAGTAGGTTTATTATCCCAAGATTTATTGAGATGATAATAAGTAAAAAGGCACTTCCTTTAAATATTCCTAGAGCCTTTGTAGTGCTTACAACAGCACTATGTATACCAATAGGACCTGATAAGTCTTTTAATCCTGTTATATGTAAAAATGCTTCTACCATCTTGTATATCACACCTGTTAAGGAAACAAATGCTTTTACCACATCAAACTTACTAAAGTATAGTATTAATATATACGCTAAAAGAAAGTTCATAAATATTCCTGCAAGCATTATTACAATTTGACGTGGTTTACTAGTATTTTCTAAGCTTTCCTCATCTAATTTTACATAACCACCTAGTGGTAATAGTCTTATAGAGAATTTATTATACCCAAATATTTTAGGCCCCATACCTATTGAAAATTCTAGAACCTTAGTCTTAAAAAATACTGCTGTTAAAAAATGCCCTAATTCATGAACTACTATAACTATGCTTATTATCACTATCGTTAAAACTACTAACATTTAATTCCTTTCACAATCAAGCTATTTCTTGTGTATACAGCATTTGCATATACATCATTAATATTTGCAATTAACGCTATTTCATCATCAACTATGCAAATTAATTTTTCAGTATCATCTGTATTAATATGCTCTATTTTGCTAGTATCTTCAAAATATATATCTGTATATCCAGAAATTACTACCTTATTCTTAGCCTCCATAACCATATCTTTTATCTTTTCCTTTATATTCTCAAGGCCTTCAATATTGAATACTCTTTCATATTTTTCTTTGTTGTACATTTTATCTAAGTCTTGACCTATAGTTTCTAGGATATAGCTATATTCCCTTTTTAGTCTTTTTACTAAGTCTTGGGGATATATGGGGTTATAGTTTTTCTTGTCTGTTTGTGTTGGTATTAGGTATATTATATTCTTTTTAAGTAAGCTTTCTAGACCCATATACACTGTACTTCTAGGTTGATTCATAGCCTTTGATAACTGTGTACCATTTTGACCTTGTTTTTCTAATAACTCTATATATATTAAAGCTTCTATTTCACTAAAACCTATACACATTAATTTTTCTTTTACACTCATATTTTTCTCTTTATCCATTCCTTACTAACATATCTTCTTATACAAGGATATAGCTTTATCAAATCATCAATTCTTGCAACTATATACACGTAGTATACTGATAAGTGAAATACATTAATTGATATATATGTTAAAGGTATTCCGACTATCCACATTATTAATAGTTCAACTACCATACAGAACATTACATCTCCACCTGCACGTAATATACCAGATAAGTACAACATACTATATGAATAGAATACCATGCTTATTGATTGTGAATATACTAATTTTCTAGTAATACTATACATATTGCTATCCAAATTCATAAATCTTAATACTATAGGTGAGAATATATTCAATGCAATTACAACTATTATAGTAAAGATGGTATATAGCTTAAGACAATCATTAGCATATCTATACACTTTTTCTCTATCACTTTTACCTATTTCATTACCAATAATTATTGAACTTGCATTTGATAGACCTATGAATAGTGTGAATAAAAGTCCATTTATCCCTATTACTATCTGTATTCCAGAAAATGCTTCCGTCCCAAGACTACCAAACATCATTACTTTCATTGCATCAGCTATTACCCATAAAAGTTCATGTACAAATGTTAAAACAGATATGGCTAAAAGTTTTTTTGTAAATTCTATGTCTATATCCTTAAACTCTCTAACTTTAGGTAGTATAGGTATTCTTTTTATGATAAGGATAATGTATAGGTATATTGTAGTTACAATTCTTGCTATTAATGTCGCAATAGCTGCCCCTTGTACACCATATCTTGGTATAAGTATCATATTTAAAACTACGTTTATAACAAGGGCTGACATTGAAGAATACAGCGAATACTTTGGCTTATTAATCGCTCTTAATTGCATCGCAAATGAAAAACCTATGGAAAATAGAGGGAAAGTATATATTGAATACTTTAAATATTGTTTTGCATATTCAATAACCATACTATCTTTTGTATAAAATGTTATTACATTTTCTGGGCTATGATTTATTAGTATAAAAAAAGGAAGTGACATTAATAGTCCTAGTCCTATTGTTAATGCCATTATTTTCCTAAGATTCTTATAGTTTTTAACTCCATAATATTGTGCTGCTAGTACATTAGCCCCACTTAGTAAACCATAAACACTGCAAGTGAATATGAAAAATACTTGATTTGCTATTCCTAGTGCACTAATAGCTGATGTCCCTATCTTACCTATCATAAATATATCAACAAAATTTATTAAACTAAATATCATATTTTCAAATGCTATGGGTAGTGCCATTATTAGGATTCTTTTATATATCTTTTTCATGCTAATCCCTTTCATTATTTAACTCAATAAATATTAAAAGATGGTCTGATATATATTTCCTTACTTGTTCATAATTAGACTTTGTAAAATTATACACACCATATCTTTTAGTAAATGCTTTTAAATTTTTTAAATTTAGGAATATGTTGTCATAAGAATTAGCTAAACCTTTTTTAGATAAAGTCGTTTTATCTTCAATTGGATTTAATATATTTACCAGATTAAAATCCTTCTTTAGAATAGAAAAAGCCTTATCATTAGCTGGTAAATTAAAATCTCCTAGTATTATTATATCATCCTGATGTGTTTTATTAAAAAAATACTTATACACTTTTTTGTATTGGCTTGCCTCATAGGCCCTTTGTTTTTCATTTTTACCAAATACTGAATGAACTGGTATTAATACCATATCTAACTTATTAGATTTAATGTAAAAGCCTGATGGTTCTCTTATGAAGTCATCATCTTTGTCTATATAGCTTCCTAAATCTTTAATAATATCTACACTATCTTTTCTGTAAATTACTGCATAATGTTCTTTGTACTTCTTAGTTCCAACAGCTTTTGTCATTATATAATTATAATTATTAAGCCTTTGTTTCAACTCTTCTAAACCTTTATTATTCATAACCTCTTCTAGGGCTATAATATCGAATTTTGAGATTATCTTGCAAAATGCATCATAATCTTTTTTTGATTCTCCTAATCTTTCTGCATTAAATGATGCTAGAGTTATATTTTTAGAAAATGATATTAATTGTATGAATAATATTAAGGCTATTAATATTTTTTTCATAATCTCCTTTTTAAAAAAGACCTCATAGAGATCTTTTATTATTAATTTGCTCTTTCTATATATTCTCCTGTACGAGTATCTATTTTAATTTTATCTCCTATTTTACAGAATAATGGAACTTGTAATTGGTAACCTGTATTTATTGTTGCAGGTTTAGTTGCTCTACCTATAGTATCTCCCTTTAAACCTGGTTCAGTATAAGTTATTTCTCTTATAACTGTATTAGGTAATTCAACACCTACTGGAGTACCTTCATACATTAATACTTGTATTATCATTTCTTCTACTAAATAGTTTACAGCATCTCCTAAATCTTCTTCACGCATACTTATTTGTTCAAAAGTTTCTTGATTCATAAAATTGTATTCATGGTCCATTGCGTATAGAAATTGCATTTGATATCTATCTAGCATAATATCATCCATAATATCTGTAGTTAATACTATTATTTCTTGAGTCTTACCACTAATTAAATCTCTTATTTTAAATTTCATTTCAGCAGCTCTTTGTCTTTTACCTGATGTTGATTGATGTCTTTCTGCTTTTAAAATTATGTATGGAACACCATCCTTTCTATATGTGCTTCCTTGTCTTAATTCCATTGCTGGTTTCATATTTTCCTCCTAAAATTATTAATTTATTTCATATGTTGCTGTAACAGTTACAGAAACATTTTTATCGTTTATAACTAATCTTTCTTGCTTTATTTTAACTATTGAACCTAAGCCTTTAGAATTTTCTTTAGCTAGGTTATATGCCTTATTCTTTGCATCTTTTGAAGCTTTTTCTATTAGAGAATTCGCATTAATTTCTCCATATTTTACATCTATATCTGACAATGATATGTCTGGATATTGTGCACTGAACTTATTAACATCCTCTCTAATCTTCTTTATATCATCTAAATTTTTAGCTGTAAATGTATATACAGATGTTAGATCATATCCTATTACAGTCTTATCATCTTTTTTTGTAATAGGTGTTAAGTCTACCTTATCTTTTGTGTACTTATACTGTATATTATTAGAAATCTTATCTTCCTTATCGTACATTGCTTCATATACACTATCTATTTCTTTTGATGTAGTATCCAATGTCATTGTAAAACTATACTCATCTATGGGTCTTTCCATAGTAGCTGTACCTTTGACTATAACTACCTCACTTTTTTTGTTTATTCTATCTATTGCATTAGAAAATATCGCAACTGATATTATTGCACCCAAAGCTAATATTATTGCAATAACTATATCATACATTTTTTTCATATCTACACATCCTTAATATGATCCATAATAATTTTGATATTCTTCACCTATGGTAGTCGAATCTCCATGCCCAGGATAAACTATGATATCACTATCTAATTTTAATAATCTATTTAAACTATCACGCATCTTGTAGCTATCTCCTGTTGGAAAGTCTACTCTTCCATAAGCCATTTTAAATAAGGTATCACCTGTAAATATTATTTTATCCGATTCAATATAGTAACAAACACTACCAGATGTATGACCTGGTGTATGTAAGACTGTAATATCATCAAATATCACATCATTATCATTTAATTCTACTATTTTAGCATCCTTATTTATCACATACTCTGTACCATTAAATATTCTAGCTAATGAAATACTTGGGTCATATAGCTTTTCCTTATCTTCTTTCCCTATGTAGATAGGAACATCAAAGTTA
It encodes:
- a CDS encoding MATE family efflux transporter, with product MKKIYKRILIMALPIAFENMIFSLINFVDIFMIGKIGTSAISALGIANQVFFIFTCSVYGLLSGANVLAAQYYGVKNYKNLRKIMALTIGLGLLMSLPFFILINHSPENVITFYTKDSMVIEYAKQYLKYSIYTFPLFSIGFSFAMQLRAINKPKYSLYSSMSALVINVVLNMILIPRYGVQGAAIATLIARIVTTIYLYIILIIKRIPILPKVREFKDIDIEFTKKLLAISVLTFVHELLWVIADAMKVMMFGSLGTEAFSGIQIVIGINGLLFTLFIGLSNASSIIIGNEIGKSDREKVYRYANDCLKLYTIFTIIVVIALNIFSPIVLRFMNLDSNMYSITRKLVYSQSISMVFYSYSMLYLSGILRAGGDVMFCMVVELLIMWIVGIPLTYISINVFHLSVYYVYIVARIDDLIKLYPCIRRYVSKEWIKRKI
- a CDS encoding DHH family phosphoesterase, whose protein sequence is MLEKIKEEILKANKIVLVGHVRPDGDCIGACVAFKYMIEKMDATKQVKVCINDELPKYLEKLDYLPKIYDKVNDEIDLLISLDVANIERVAIDTESISKAKKTIAIDHHISNKKYFDINYVVDISSASELIYRFLDVFNITLDKKIATYMYLGIINDTGNFKHNNVTDKTFLVASKLAESGINMNKIYQVLFSKTRKKASLFSKSIVNGVYDESLKFMYFFLPKDSEYTKDDTDGVSEYMLTIDDVDVSLFLQEESDNTIKGSFRSKGPDVNMIASKFNGGGHILASGFKTDKKLEEIIEVTKRLLK
- a CDS encoding MBL fold metallo-hydrolase, translated to MEIKRFISTVLDENIYLLSKKQDCLLIDPGGDNISEVVSYIKENKLNLLAILVTHGHFDHILSINELLDNFDVPIYIGKEDKEKLYDPSISLARIFNGTEYVINKDAKIVELNDNDVIFDDITVLHTPGHTSGSVCYYIESDKIIFTGDTLFKMAYGRVDFPTGDSYKMRDSLNRLLKLDSDIIVYPGHGDSTTIGEEYQNYYGSY
- the efp gene encoding elongation factor P, producing the protein MKPAMELRQGSTYRKDGVPYIILKAERHQSTSGKRQRAAEMKFKIRDLISGKTQEIIVLTTDIMDDIMLDRYQMQFLYAMDHEYNFMNQETFEQISMREEDLGDAVNYLVEEMIIQVLMYEGTPVGVELPNTVIREITYTEPGLKGDTIGRATKPATINTGYQLQVPLFCKIGDKIKIDTRTGEYIERAN
- a CDS encoding endonuclease/exonuclease/phosphatase family protein, with the protein product MKKILIALILFIQLISFSKNITLASFNAERLGESKKDYDAFCKIISKFDIIALEEVMNNKGLEELKQRLNNYNYIMTKAVGTKKYKEHYAVIYRKDSVDIIKDLGSYIDKDDDFIREPSGFYIKSNKLDMVLIPVHSVFGKNEKQRAYEASQYKKVYKYFFNKTHQDDIIILGDFNLPANDKAFSILKKDFNLVNILNPIEDKTTLSKKGLANSYDNIFLNLKNLKAFTKRYGVYNFTKSNYEQVRKYISDHLLIFIELNNERD
- a CDS encoding site-2 protease family protein, with the translated sequence MLVVLTIVIISIVIVVHELGHFLTAVFFKTKVLEFSIGMGPKIFGYNKFSIRLLPLGGYVKLDEESLENTSKPRQIVIMLAGIFMNFLLAYILILYFSKFDVVKAFVSLTGVIYKMVEAFLHITGLKDLSGPIGIHSAVVSTTKALGIFKGSAFLLIIISINLGIINLLPIPGLDGSRIYLTLIKMVGVKIDKKLEEKIYVIGFLFLITLTIIVMIQDVFKYI
- a CDS encoding SIMPL domain-containing protein (The SIMPL domain is named for its presence in mouse protein SIMPL (signalling molecule that associates with mouse pelle-like kinase). Bacterial member BP26, from Brucella, was shown to assemble into a channel-like structure, while YggE from E. coli has been associated with resistance to oxidative stress.), producing MKKMYDIVIAIILALGAIISVAIFSNAIDRINKKSEVVIVKGTATMERPIDEYSFTMTLDTTSKEIDSVYEAMYDKEDKISNNIQYKYTKDKVDLTPITKKDDKTVIGYDLTSVYTFTAKNLDDIKKIREDVNKFSAQYPDISLSDIDVKYGEINANSLIEKASKDAKNKAYNLAKENSKGLGSIVKIKQERLVINDKNVSVTVTATYEIN
- a CDS encoding TrmB family transcriptional regulator, with product MSVKEKLMCIGFSEIEALIYIELLEKQGQNGTQLSKAMNQPRSTVYMGLESLLKKNIIYLIPTQTDKKNYNPIYPQDLVKRLKREYSYILETIGQDLDKMYNKEKYERVFNIEGLENIKEKIKDMVMEAKNKVVISGYTDIYFEDTSKIEHINTDDTEKLICIVDDEIALIANINDVYANAVYTRNSLIVKGIKC